DNA sequence from the Centropristis striata isolate RG_2023a ecotype Rhode Island chromosome 17, C.striata_1.0, whole genome shotgun sequence genome:
CCAAGCGGTACGGGCTGCTAGGCTGGCTGGGGTGGAGCAGCTTCTGGGTGGTGTGTCCTCGCCAGAAGTATTGCCCCCAGCCCAGACCCTGGACCAGACCCGGCCCAGTCGGCTGAAGCGCCGGGCGCAGAGGCTGAAGGCGTTCCCTCCAGAAGGGTGGCCAGGGGGTCTAAGCTGGCTTCCAGGGTGGACCAGTTGACGGCAGAGCTTCATCAGATGAAGTCCATCTTTTTGGCTCTCCAGCCTGAGACTGGTGCAGGGAGTGCTGGTACGCCTACTCCTTCTGTGACCATGTCTGGCCCAGAGGATGACGTCCTCTCGACCACGGCCTCGGCCACTGCATTCAGGGAATATGAGGAAATCACAGGCCCTCAGAACACCATCTCCCATGCCTCGGGGGCAGGATCCCGTTCTTCGGCTCACAGCTCGGAGCGGGGATCAGAAGGTAGCTCCATGGGGGCTATCATTCGTACGGCCCTGGCCTGTATACAGCTCGACATGCCACAGGCCCAGCTGCCTCCAGCAAGTGCTTTTTTCAGGTGTGTTCCAACCCAGACTGCCTTTGCAGTGCCTCCTTCAGAGGAATACCTGAGGGAGCTGCATGCATGTTGGAGGGACTCCGGAGCCCTCTCTCATGCAACATCCTTTGGCCGAACCCTGGCAGCCATGCAAGATGCAGCCAGGTTTGGTCTGGGTTGCATGCCGGCTATTGAACCAACAGTGGCGGCGCTCATCGTCTCTCCTGATGAGGCCCTGAGGTTGGATGCCAGGTGTCCATCTCCCCAATTTCGTGTCACAGACGGCCTTCTGTCTAATGCCTATGACGCGGCAGCTCGCATGGGTCGGATAAGCAACTCCATGTCTCACCTTATGCTTGTTCTTTCAGCATCCCTACAGGAGTCGATGGTCGACTCTTCAACTGTGAATTTTAGTGATGTGTCCCTGCAGGCTTTCGCCCTTATGTCCAGGGAACTGGGATGGCTGATGTCCACACTGGTTCAGATGCGGCACCAGGTCTGGCTGGCCCAGTCGCCCCTCTCGGAGGCTTGCAGAAGAACCCTCCGCAGTGTCCCAGTGGAGCCAGGGGAGTTGTTTGGATCGGCCGCTCTGGAAGCGCTGGAGCGGACCGTCCAAGCCAGGCAGACCAGACAACACCTGCCTGGGTTACATAGTGGCACGCCTTTTCCTGCTAGAGCAAGGGGATCTCCAGCTGCCCCACAACACCACGCTCAGCCTCAAGGTCGCCTTGGTGGCCACCAGAGGCCCCCTCGTCCAGCGCAACAGCCCATTCGGCATACGGCCCAGGACTTTCGGGTCCCTGAATGCAGGCCCCCAAGACAACCTCGGGTTTCAGAGAGTAACTGGCGCCCACCCAGAGGCCGGGGGGCCAGGAAATGATGGGCCGGCCGTCGGCTGTTTttcccagcagcagctcagcaatTGGGCTGCTTACATCTCGTACAAACTGCAGTTTCGGGTCAAAATGACCATCATGAGCGACCCAGTCAGAGACCTGGCCCTGAACAAGGAGCTGTCTGCTCTTTTAGTCATTGGCCTCTCACTGTCCCACGGGCACCAGGTCGGCACGGTTACTGCACGTAACAAGGGACCTCCTTACTTGGGCAGCCCCCCGCCTAGCCAGCCTGAGGGCAATGTATCTCCCAGGGAGACAGAACGAGGTGACTCTCTGTCTTGAGGCAAGCCCCCCCCCCGCCTCCTCTATGCCTTCCCACCATTCCCATTGATGGCGGCGGTACTTCAGAGGGTTCTCCAACAGGGCCACACACTGCTTCTGGTGGCCCCTTTTTGGCCAGGAAGGACATGGTTTCCTCTGCTGCACAGCCTCTTTCGCAGCAAGCCTTGGCGCCCCCCCGACAGAAAGGACCTCCTCTCTCAGCTGAGGGGCAGGGTCTGGCACCCCGACCCTTGCCATCTGCAACTGTGGGTTTGGCCTCTGCAGGGTCGAATCCACTGCTGAATGAATGTACTGACTCTCTCCGTAGAACTGTCTTGTCAGGGCACCCTCTACCCGGGCACAGTATGAGAACAGGTGGCAGCTGTTCTCGGCTTGGTGTTCAGACAGGAGTGTGGACTCTGTGTGCTCCTCTGTGCCCGTTATTCTTGAGTTCTTGCAATCCCTCCTGGATAGGGGGCGGCGTCCCTCTACTCTGAAAGTGTATGTGGCCGCTATTTCAACTCAGCACGATCGAGTTGATGGCAGCACTGTGGGGGGCCACAGGCTGGTGACCCTCTTTTTGAAGGGTGACTGAATCCCCCACAGGCACCAAGAGCTCCAGGGTGGGACCTGCCCTTGGTACTGGGTGCCCTTTGCCTGCCCCCCTTTTAGCCACTGGCACGGGCAGAACTGAAGTGGTTATCGGCAAAGACCGCCTTCCTCCTCGCCATCACTTCAGCGAAGCGTGTTGGGGAGCTTCATGCCCTATCAGTCAGTAGTTCCTGTCTGAGGTTGAACTCTGATGGCCCTGAAAGGGAAAGGGACGACATATCTGAGCTGTTATGTGCTCTGCTGGCTTTACAGGCATACATTGAGCATACCGCAAGTTTGCAACAGTCAGACCAGCTTTTTGTGTGCCATGGTGGTCCGAAGAAGGGTCACACACTGTCGAAGCAGCTCTTGTCTCACTGGATTGTGGACGTCATAACCCACGCATATGAGGCAGGTGGTCACCCTGTCACCCGGGGTGAGGTGCCACTCTGTCCGGGGCGTCTCCGCGTCATGGGCGGCTCTGAGAGGTGTGCCCCTGGAGACCATATGTGCTGCGGCCTCATGGGCGTCACCAAGCACCTTCACCAGATTTTACCGGGTGGATGTTGCCACTCCTCACCCGCTGGGTGTGGTCCTCCTACCAAGTTCCTCTACTTCCACTCAGTAAGGTGAGTAGGTTGGATTCCTCGTGACTCTTTTGGTATGTGTCATCCAGTGCTTATGCACCGCCTCTGGCGCTCAGGAAGGATGAAATAGAATGAAAGTTACGTATGTAACTACTGTTCTATGAATCCTGGATGACCGCCAGAGCGTCCAGTCACTCAGAACCCTCGTGGCTTCGCGAGAAAAGATTCTGCAGGAACAGATCCTCTGATGACACCGGATGATATAAACTATCCGGGGGTCATCAGGGGGTCACACGTGACTTTGTTGGTATAACTACTCGACCTGCACATGCGCAAGACGAAGTCATTCAGTGCTTATGCACCGCCTCTGGCGGTCATCCAGGATTCATATAACTGTAGTTACATATGTAACTTtcgttttattgtgtgtgtgtataataaaaatgaactacaaaatttcctctggggaaattctaaaagggccacgggggctactgccagtgtgtgtacactatgatgagattcttcagagatttcaaactatgccctttaacctcaaagtgtgtgtgtgtgtgagagtgagagtgtgtgtgaaatgtgtatctggaggagtgtgcacacCTGCCTCTCATCAAGTCATCAGCCTGCAGTACATCAACCCTCTTCTTCTGTTGTTCAGCCTACTGTGGTAGATGCGCTCTCTGTCAAGTCAAAAGAGTGGATTTATCTTTGTTTTCCAAAAACCAACCTGTCTGTTGTCCTGCGTTTGCGTTCACCACCAAGTCTCTAACACACCTGCGTTATAGCACAAATCATCTcttgcaaagaaaaaataaattgattttaccCTCTATCTATACATGATGGGAAATaggaaaaatgtacaaagatgaaaaatgctgttttgatttattctgaCTATAGGATGTAATAAAAGCTGATTGTATTATTAGACAATCAAATCCAAACAGATTATGTATGCAAACATTAGAACTAAGGAGACTTTGAACATTCtgttctctgaaaaaaaaaaagatttatccatttttcatttagttaaaataatttcataattttaaatgcattgtGTTTTAAAGCATCACTTTATTCATTGATATGAGTTAACcattaatgaaaaatgaataactattgtttttgttgaaaaaaagtctCTTAAGGtgattgtcatttttacttaattggaatggacagaaaaaataacacacaatacAGAAATTaggttgtatttatttttaataattggtTATGATCTCTGAgtgtaaacactttttaaacctttgtTTGGAAAATATAATCTGTTGTCAATATTTATAAGTGTGCCTTTAAGTTCAAGACAGAAAAtgtagaaagaaaagaaaactgaaaaaaagatcaAGATCCATAGAATGACATGGTTTTAGCTGTAGTAAGTGTGATGAATATCACATAGCAAAGCTGTGATTCAGTGGCTCaacttgttttatttcaaatcaTTAGTGAAAGTACGCCCTCAGTGCATTTTATGGAACACGCTGAGAAAGTCTGCCGGCTCCTCTTCACTGTTCATCTCTGCGTCCTGGCAGAAGTCTGGAGGGTTGAGGTAACTGGGGTCTGGAATCCCAATGACGTTGTTGAAGTAGCTAGTGAACAGAAAGACCTGTCAACTTGGCTGATATTTCTGATTTCAGCATGTGGCCTGTCACCCTCACAAGAGTGATATTCACAGTGTGGATGTGAATGTAAACTTACCTTAGCACTATCCATCCATACTGGTCAGTTTTGTACGAAAGGCTGACAGGGATGCATCCGAATTCAGTGACTGTACTTATGTATTTTCCTGTACGTTTAGAGGTGAAAATGAATGTATTAATAAACTGGGAGGGaagaaacagacaaataaaagaCCTTTCTGTGACTGGAAACTCTCTCACCTGCTTTTTCAGGCAATTCTCCTGTCCAAGTGTTAACCAGGAGTCCTTCTCCAGGTCCAGACGAACTGCCCACAACAGCCTGACCCAGCAGAGTTGCGTCTTTTGGGATTCCCATAGGTTGAAAGTCTGCCTTCAGAGGACTCTTCTTGCATGTGCGGTCATGGTCATTAATCTCGTACATGACAGCCTGAAGGAGAAAAGTCGTAGGATGAGGACGACTGTTGctaatttagattaatttgactttttttcctttcttatttttatacctatttttacataatttttaatagagagcaaacaaaatgacaaatttttGTAGTCCAACCCCGAAATAGCATCTCCATGGcgtctattgagaattctcctatgggatttttgcattggattttgtatcattgcagaaaataaactctgtggcaaacacacatttctgatgcttacccgttttgttcagcaggataatcttcacaaatgaacaccacttttatcatgtttgaagcataatgcagctgacagaagtaaaaatCTAACATTATACTATAGCAAACTACACCACGGTCGCATGACTTGAACATCACTACTGTTAGCTTCAGACgatctccgacaagctaaccagcagttttgacaagctGGAGAATCTGTAGccttataaattgtttattaacataataataatctacaagagtttgcaagagcac
Encoded proteins:
- the LOC131990083 gene encoding ependymin-like; this translates as MRLFVLSCLLAGCLAQKPHPCESPALMSGALTVATQNEKLWSYIKYLYDAMGQRIRLMEIGNYENKTFTYDVLMLYKEAVMYEINDHDRTCKKSPLKADFQPMGIPKDATLLGQAVVGSSSGPGEGLLVNTWTGELPEKAGKYISTVTEFGCIPVSLSYKTDQYGWIVLSYFNNVIGIPDPSYLNPPDFCQDAEMNSEEEPADFLSVFHKMH